One stretch of Halichoerus grypus chromosome 8, mHalGry1.hap1.1, whole genome shotgun sequence DNA includes these proteins:
- the AKT1 gene encoding RAC-alpha serine/threonine-protein kinase isoform X2, giving the protein MNDVAIVKEGWLHKRGEYIKTWRPRYFLLKNDGTFIGYKERPQDVEQRESPLNNFSVAQCQLMKTERPRPNTFIIRCLQWTTVIERTFHVETPEEREEWTTAIQTVADGLKRQEEEMMDFRSGSPSDNSGAEEMEVSLAKPKHRVTMNEFEYLKLLGKGTFGKVILVKEKATGRYYAMKILKKEVIVAKDEVAHTLTENRVLQNSRHPFLTALKYSFQTHDRLCFVMEYANGGELFFHLSRERVFPEDRARFYGAEIVSALDYLHSEKNVVYRDLKLENLMLDKDGHIKITDFGLCKEGIKDGATMKTFCGTPEYLAPEVLEDNDYGRAVDWWGLGVVMYEMLCGRLPFYNQDHEKLFELILMEELRFPRTLSPEAKSLLSGLLKKDPKQRLGGGSEDAKEIMQHRFFASIVWQDVYEKKLNPPFKPQVTSETDTRYFDEEFTAQMITITPPDQGDNMEGEDSERRPHFPQFSYSASGTA; this is encoded by the exons ATGAACGACGTGGCCATCGTGAAGGAGGGCTGGCTGCACAAGAGAG GGGAGTACATCAAAACCTGGCGGCCCCGATATTTCCTCCTCAAGAATGACGGCACCTTCATCGGCTACAAGGAGCGGCCCCAGGACGTCGAGCAGCGAGAGTCCCCTCTCAACAACTTCTCTGTGGCTC AATGTCAGCTGATGAAGACGGAGCGGCCCAGGCCCAACACCTTCATCATCCGCTGCCTGCAGTGGACCACGGTGATCGAGCGCACCTTCCACGTGGAGACACCCGAGGAGCG GGAGGAGTGGACGACTGCCATCCAGACGGTGGCCGATGGGCTcaagaggcaggaggaagagatGATGGACTTTCGGTCGGGCTCGCCCAGCGACAACTCGGGGGCTGAGGAGATGGAGGTGTCCCTGGCCAAGCCCAAGCACCGTGTG ACCATGAACGAGTTTGAGTACCTGAAGCTGCTGGGGAAGGGCACGTTCGGGAAGGTGATCCTGGTGAAGGAGAAGGCCACGGGCCGCTACTACGCCATGAAGATCCTGAAGAAGGAGGTCATTGTGGCCAAG GACGAGGTCGCCCACACGCTCACGGAGAACCGCGTTCTCCAGAACTCGAGGCATCCGTTCCTGACG GCCCTGAAGTACTCCTTCCAGACCCACGACCGCCTCTGCTTCGTCATGGAGTACGCCAACGGGGGCGAG CTCTTCTTCCATCTGTCCCGGGAGCGCGTGTTCCCTGAGGACCGGGCCCGCTTTTACGGCGCTGAGATCGTGTCTGCCCTGGACTACTTGCACTCGGAGAAGAACGTGGTCTACCGCGACCTTAAG CTGGAGAACCTCATGCTGGACAAGGACGGGCACATCAAGATCACAGACTTCGGCTTGTGCAAGGAGGGCATCAAGGACGGGGCCACCATGAAGACCTTCTGCGGCACACCCGAGTACCTGGCCCCCGAG GTGCTGGAAGACAATGACTACGGCCGGGCGGTGGACTGGTGGGGGCTGGGCGTGGTCATGTACGAGATGCTGTGCGGCCGGCTGCCCTTCTACAACCAGGACCACGAGAAGCTCTTCGAGCTAATCCTCATGGAGGAGCTCCGCTTCCCGCGCACGCTCAGCCCTGAGGCCAAGTCCCTGCTCTCGGGGCTGCTCAAGAAGGACCCCAAGCAGAG GCTTGGAGGAGGCTCAGAGGACGCCAAGGAGATCATGCAGCATCGCTTCTTCGCCAGCATCGTGTGGCAGGACGTGTATGAGAAGAAG CTCAATCCGCCCTTCAAGCCCCAGGTCACGTCAGAGACAGACACCAGGTATTTTGATGAAGAATTCACGGCTCAGATGATCACCATCACGCCACCCGACCAAG GTGACAACATGGAGGGTGAGGACAGCGAGCGGAGGCCCCACTTCCCGCAGTTCTCCTACTCGGCCAGCGGCACGGCCTGA
- the AKT1 gene encoding RAC-alpha serine/threonine-protein kinase isoform X1: protein MPQEARKTLGAPAGLQESLPRGACEWRWGCPGVPELDTMNDVAIVKEGWLHKRGEYIKTWRPRYFLLKNDGTFIGYKERPQDVEQRESPLNNFSVAQCQLMKTERPRPNTFIIRCLQWTTVIERTFHVETPEEREEWTTAIQTVADGLKRQEEEMMDFRSGSPSDNSGAEEMEVSLAKPKHRVTMNEFEYLKLLGKGTFGKVILVKEKATGRYYAMKILKKEVIVAKDEVAHTLTENRVLQNSRHPFLTALKYSFQTHDRLCFVMEYANGGELFFHLSRERVFPEDRARFYGAEIVSALDYLHSEKNVVYRDLKLENLMLDKDGHIKITDFGLCKEGIKDGATMKTFCGTPEYLAPEVLEDNDYGRAVDWWGLGVVMYEMLCGRLPFYNQDHEKLFELILMEELRFPRTLSPEAKSLLSGLLKKDPKQRLGGGSEDAKEIMQHRFFASIVWQDVYEKKLNPPFKPQVTSETDTRYFDEEFTAQMITITPPDQGDNMEGEDSERRPHFPQFSYSASGTA from the exons ATGCCTCAGGAGGCCAGGAAG ACGCTGGGTGCGCCGGCTGGGCTCCAGGAGAGCCTGCCGAGAGGGGCCTGTGAGTGGCGCTGGGGCTGTCCCGGCGTGCCGGAGCTGGACACCATGAACGACGTGGCCATCGTGAAGGAGGGCTGGCTGCACAAGAGAG GGGAGTACATCAAAACCTGGCGGCCCCGATATTTCCTCCTCAAGAATGACGGCACCTTCATCGGCTACAAGGAGCGGCCCCAGGACGTCGAGCAGCGAGAGTCCCCTCTCAACAACTTCTCTGTGGCTC AATGTCAGCTGATGAAGACGGAGCGGCCCAGGCCCAACACCTTCATCATCCGCTGCCTGCAGTGGACCACGGTGATCGAGCGCACCTTCCACGTGGAGACACCCGAGGAGCG GGAGGAGTGGACGACTGCCATCCAGACGGTGGCCGATGGGCTcaagaggcaggaggaagagatGATGGACTTTCGGTCGGGCTCGCCCAGCGACAACTCGGGGGCTGAGGAGATGGAGGTGTCCCTGGCCAAGCCCAAGCACCGTGTG ACCATGAACGAGTTTGAGTACCTGAAGCTGCTGGGGAAGGGCACGTTCGGGAAGGTGATCCTGGTGAAGGAGAAGGCCACGGGCCGCTACTACGCCATGAAGATCCTGAAGAAGGAGGTCATTGTGGCCAAG GACGAGGTCGCCCACACGCTCACGGAGAACCGCGTTCTCCAGAACTCGAGGCATCCGTTCCTGACG GCCCTGAAGTACTCCTTCCAGACCCACGACCGCCTCTGCTTCGTCATGGAGTACGCCAACGGGGGCGAG CTCTTCTTCCATCTGTCCCGGGAGCGCGTGTTCCCTGAGGACCGGGCCCGCTTTTACGGCGCTGAGATCGTGTCTGCCCTGGACTACTTGCACTCGGAGAAGAACGTGGTCTACCGCGACCTTAAG CTGGAGAACCTCATGCTGGACAAGGACGGGCACATCAAGATCACAGACTTCGGCTTGTGCAAGGAGGGCATCAAGGACGGGGCCACCATGAAGACCTTCTGCGGCACACCCGAGTACCTGGCCCCCGAG GTGCTGGAAGACAATGACTACGGCCGGGCGGTGGACTGGTGGGGGCTGGGCGTGGTCATGTACGAGATGCTGTGCGGCCGGCTGCCCTTCTACAACCAGGACCACGAGAAGCTCTTCGAGCTAATCCTCATGGAGGAGCTCCGCTTCCCGCGCACGCTCAGCCCTGAGGCCAAGTCCCTGCTCTCGGGGCTGCTCAAGAAGGACCCCAAGCAGAG GCTTGGAGGAGGCTCAGAGGACGCCAAGGAGATCATGCAGCATCGCTTCTTCGCCAGCATCGTGTGGCAGGACGTGTATGAGAAGAAG CTCAATCCGCCCTTCAAGCCCCAGGTCACGTCAGAGACAGACACCAGGTATTTTGATGAAGAATTCACGGCTCAGATGATCACCATCACGCCACCCGACCAAG GTGACAACATGGAGGGTGAGGACAGCGAGCGGAGGCCCCACTTCCCGCAGTTCTCCTACTCGGCCAGCGGCACGGCCTGA